In the Populus trichocarpa isolate Nisqually-1 chromosome 1, P.trichocarpa_v4.1, whole genome shotgun sequence genome, one interval contains:
- the LOC18096759 gene encoding uncharacterized protein LOC18096759 isoform X1, giving the protein MGRRQNDSEPSRFISLTFLLAGFISCALVYTVLSVALNSNTNSKGSNFEPLTLAEESNDGGCCRGVEKLELWGGAVKWGSDHKFNSSKECCQACKAMCTGIDGPCLCDTWVFCGNKKACGSKFGECWLKKQKDIYAPDRQEAGDRVIWTSGLIFGKGEGIVGLETEYGTLHIKLFPDCAPHSVAYILELLTLRHCAGCQFYRAEGRGQLWDSEGNHIKKAPFGPPFAIIQGTLEAQGTTFKKIPTEECPYIRRGSVAWVGSGPEFFISLADHQEWKKAYTVFGSVLPEDMEIAEKIAQLPTKSDVWNNINVSVLEKPVPLLVRRLDGWGNLNTNVKSD; this is encoded by the exons ATGGGTCGCCGCCAAAACGACTCTGAACCATCCCGTTTCATCTCTCTCACCTTCCTCTTGGCGGGTTTTATTTCTTGTGCTTTAGTCTACACTGTTCTCTCCGTAGCTCTCAATTCTAATACAAATTCTAAAGGTTCAAATTTTGAGCCTTTGACATTGGCAGAGGAGAGTAATGATGGTGGGTGTTGTAGAGGGGTTGAGAAGTTGGAGCTTTGGGGAGGTGCAGTGAAGTGGGGGTCAGATCATAAGTTCAATTCTTCTAAGGAGTGTTGTCAGGCTTGTAAGGCTATGTGCACGGGCATTGATGGGCCTTGCTTGTGTGATACTTGGGTGTTTTGTGGCAATAAAAAGGCTTGCGGGTCTAAATTTGGGGAG TGTTGGCTGAAGAAACAAAAGGATATATATGCCCCTGATCGACAGGAAGCAGGGGACCGTGTTATTTGGACTTCTGGGCTTATCTTTGGAAAAGGAGAG GGCATTGTTGGCCTGGAAACAGAATATGGCACTCTTCATATAAAA CTCTTCCCAGACTGTGCTCCCCATTCTGTAGCCTACATTCTTGAGCTGCTCACACTACGTCATTGTGCTGGTTGCCAATTTTATCGTGCAGAGGGCCGAGGTCAATTGTGGGATTCAGAAggaaatcacataaaaaag GCTCCTTTTGGGCCTCCTTTTGCAATAATTCAAGGGACATTAGAAGCTCAAGGAACAACATTCAAGAAAATTCCAACTGAAGAGTGCCCATACATAAGAAGGGGTTCAGTGGCCTGGGTTGGCTCTGGTCCAGAATTCTTCATTAGCCTAGCCGATCACCAAGAATGGAAGAAAGCATACACTGTCTTCGGTTCTGTTCTTCCAGAAGACATGGAAATTGCAGAGAAAATTGCGCAGCTCCCCACCAAATCGGATGTATGGAACAATATTAACGTGTCTGTCTTGGAAAAGCCAGTTCCCTTGTTGGTGCGAAGACTCGACGGGTGGGGAAATCTTAACACAAATGTGAAATCAGATTAA
- the LOC18094546 gene encoding DNA repair endonuclease UVH1 isoform X2: MVQFHEHIITDLLEDPAGGLVILSSGLSLPKLVSSLLSLHSPSQGTLLIFSPPPTLKSLILHHHNTNPNPIEITADLPSHHRLSLYSSGQICFITPRILIVDLLSNKIPTSSLAGLIILNAHSISETSTEAFIVRILKSSTQNRNQNNSNVFYIRAFSDRPQAMVSGFCKTERLMKCLFIRRLHLWPRFQVYVSQELEKDPPEVVDVRVPMSKYMVGIQKAILEVMDACLKEVRKSNKVDVEDLTVENGLFKSFDEIVRRQLDPIWHTLGKKTKQLVSDLKTLRKLLDYLVRYDAVSYLKYLDTLRVSQSFQSVWIFAEPSYKIFDYAKKRVFRLTRSSDVKLNEQSKNKVGKKRKLKGDDSNEGEADGTSSSTTSSGVVLEEVLEEAPKWKVLREILEEIGEERQRVESGEEDQVESEGVDNGIVLVACKDECSCMQLEDCIMHSPRKVLQEEWKKYLLSKVELGGLPAPEKKKAKLKPKEPKGFGILDGVVPVTTVQSAEASSTNKQEHDVLLVAASKIRNQYKRGLVVEDELQPLADSSKKGAKEKGKEHKKRGQATGQDSGSKDNDSNIDTVIKDLPEISGSKNKSQTVENDQAAIDGYYEANLQRASVNKGALQRHAEELGLTGSRNAKPIPPVHFHALESDQPILDILKPSVVIVYHPDMMFVREIEVYKAENPSKKLKVYFIFYEDSTEVQKFEASIRRENGAFESLIRQKSLMMIPVDQNGHCLGLNVSIEPLGSSYQNSTRRAGGRKEIEKEMQVIVDMREFMSSLPNVLHQKGMSIIPVTLEVGDYILSPSICVERKSIQDLYMSFTSGRLYNQVETMVRYYRLPVLLIEFSQDKSFSFQSASDIGDDVTPNSIISKLSLLALHFPRLRIIWSRSLHATAEIFASLKANQDEPDEMKAVRVGVPSEDGIVENDVRAENYNTSAVEFLRRLPGVTDSNYRAIMDGCKSLAELTLLPVEKLAELMGGQKAARTLRDFLYAKYPTLL; the protein is encoded by the exons ATGGTCCAATTCCACGAACACATAATAACAGACCTCTTAGAAGACCCCGCCGGCGGGCTCGTAATCCTTTCATCTGGTCTATCCCTCCCAAAACTCGTCTCCTCCCTCCTCTCCCTCCACTCCCCTTCTCAAGGCACGCTTTTAATCTTCTCCCCTCCTCCCACCCTTAAATCCCTAATTCTCCACCACCACAACACAAACCCAAACCCCATCGAAATCACCGCCGATCTCCCCTCTCACCACCGCCTCTCCCTCTACTCCTCCGGCCAAATATGCTTCATCACTCCCCGTATCCTCATCGTCGACCTCCTCTCCAATAAAATCCCAACCTCCTCTCTCGCCGGGTTAATCATCCTCAACGCTCACTCCATCTCAGAAACCTCCACCGAAGCATTCATAGTTAGAATTTTAAAATCCTCTACTCAGAATAGAAATCAGAATAATAGTAATGTGTTTTATATCCGCGCATTTAGTGATAGGCCACAGGCGATGGTGTCTGGTTTTTGTAAGACGGAGAGGTTAATGAAGTGTTTGTTCATAAGAAGATTGCATCTTTGGCCGAGGTTTCAGGTTTATGTGTCGCAGGAATTGGAGAAGGATCCGCCGGAGGTTGTGGATGTGAGGGTTCCGATGAGTAAGTACATGGTGGGGATACAGAAGGCGATTTTGGAAGTTATGGATGCTTGTTTGAAAGAAGTGAGAAAGAGTAATAAGGTTGACGTAGAAGATTTGACTGTTGAGAATGGGCTGTTCAAGTCTTTTGATGAGATCGTGAGGAGACAGTTGGATCCTATTTGGCATACCTTGGGGAAGAAAACTAAACAGCTCGTTTCGGATTTGAAGACATTGAGGAAGTTGCTGGATTACCTTGTTAG GTATGATGCAGTAAGTTATTTGAAGTACTTGGATACGCTTAGGGTGTCACAGAGTTTTCAGTCTGTTTGGATATTTGCAGAACCCAGCTATAAGATATTTGATTATGCAAAGAAGCGTGTATTCCGTTTGACAAGATCAAGTGATGTGAAATTAAATGAGCAGAGTAAGAACAAAgtaggaaaaaagagaaaattaaagggTGATGACAGTAACGAGGGAGAAG CTGATGGTACTTCGTCCTCAACTACAAGTAGTGGGGTTGTGTTGGAGGAAGTTCTGGAGGAGGCACCAAAATGGAAGGTGTTACGT GAGATACTTGAAGAGATAGGGGAAGAAAGACAAAGGGTTGAAAGTGGAGAAGAAGATCAGGTTGAAAGTGAAGGTGTTGATAATGGCATTGTTCTGGTGGCATGCAAAGATGAATGCTCATGCATGCAGCTTGAAGATTGCATCATGCACAGCCCTCGAAAg GTGTTGCAAGAAGAATGGAAGAAGTACTTGTTGAGCAAAGTTGAGCTAGGTGGCTTGCCAGCACctgagaaaaagaaagcaaaactaAAGCCAAAGGAGCCCAAAGGATTTGGAATTCTTGACGGAGTTGTTCCTGTAACGACTGTGCAAAGTGCGGAAGCTAGCAGCACAAACAAGCAGGAACATGATGTTTTGTTGGTTGCAGCatcaaaaataagaaatcagtATAAAAGGGGACTGGTTGTTGAAGATGAACTGCAGCCTCTTGCTGACAGCAGCAAGAAAggtgcaaaagaaaagggaaaagaacaCAAGAAAAGAGGCCAAGCAACTGGTCAGGATTCTGGAAGCAAAGACAATGACAGCAATATTGATACGGTGATAAAAGATTTGCCAGAAATATCTggttcaaaaaacaaaagccaGACAGTTGAAAATGATCAAGCTGCCATAGATGGTTATTATGAAGCGAATTTGCAGCGGGCATCTGTCAACAAAGGGGCTCTTCAGAGACATGCTGAAGAGCTAGGCCTTACAGGATCTCGAAATGCCAAGCCAATACCACCGGTGCACTTTCATGCTCTGGAAAGTGATCAGCCTATACTTGACATCTTAAAGCCTTCTGTAGTTATTGTTTATCATCCAGACATGATGTTTGTCCGGGAAATTGAAGTCTACAAAGCTGAAAATCCCTCAAAAAAGTTGaaggtgtattttattttctatgaggatTCTACTGAGGTCCAAAAGTTTGAGGCTAGTATTCGCAGGGAGAATGGAGCATTTGAATCTTTGATCAGGCAGAAATCGCTGATGATGATTCCAGTTGATCAG AATGGACATTGCTTAGGATTGAATGTTTCCATAGAGCCACTAGGTTCAAGTTACCAAAACTCAACCAGAAGGGCTGGTGGGAGAAaggaaattgagaaagaaatgCAG GTCATTGTAGACATGAGGGAGTTCATGAGTAGCCTCCCAAATGTTCTCCACCAGAAAGGAATGAGCATAATACCAGTTACATTGGAAGTTGGGGATTATATTCTCTCACCGTCAATATGTGTAGAGAGGAAGAGTATCCAAGATCTTTATATGAGCTTTACATCAGGCCGGCTTTACAACCAAGTGGAAACAATGGTGCGCTATTATCGATTACCTGTCCTTCTGATTGAGTTTTCACAAGATAAAAGCTTTTCATTTCAG TCTGCAAGTGATATTGGTGATGATGTCACACCAAATAGTATTATATCCAAGCTGTCATTGCTTGCTCTACATTTTCCCCGCCTGCGAATCATCTGGTCACGCAGTTTACATGCTACAGCTGAAATATTTGCTTCGCTGAAGGCAAATCAGGATGAACCTGATGAGATGAAGGCAGTTAGAGTTGGTGTCCCGTCGGAGGATGGTATTGTGGAAAATGATGTTAG AGCGGAGAACTACAATACATCTGCTGTGGAGTTTCTGAGACGGCTCCCGGGGGTCACAGATTCAAACTACAGGGCTATAATGGATGGATGTAAGAGCTTAGCAGAACTCACACTTCTTCCTGTAGAGAAGCTAGCTGAACTAATGGGTGGCCAGAAGGCTGCCAGGACTCTCAGAGACTTCCTTTACGCAAAGTACCCGACCTTGTTATAA
- the LOC18096759 gene encoding uncharacterized protein LOC18096759 isoform X2, producing MGRRQNDSEPSRFISLTFLLAGFISCALVYTVLSVALNSNTNSKGSNFEPLTLAEESNDGGCCRGVEKLELWGGAVKWGSDHKFNSSKECCQACKAMCTGIDGPCLCDTWVFCGNKKACGSKFGEGIVGLETEYGTLHIKLFPDCAPHSVAYILELLTLRHCAGCQFYRAEGRGQLWDSEGNHIKKAPFGPPFAIIQGTLEAQGTTFKKIPTEECPYIRRGSVAWVGSGPEFFISLADHQEWKKAYTVFGSVLPEDMEIAEKIAQLPTKSDVWNNINVSVLEKPVPLLVRRLDGWGNLNTNVKSD from the exons ATGGGTCGCCGCCAAAACGACTCTGAACCATCCCGTTTCATCTCTCTCACCTTCCTCTTGGCGGGTTTTATTTCTTGTGCTTTAGTCTACACTGTTCTCTCCGTAGCTCTCAATTCTAATACAAATTCTAAAGGTTCAAATTTTGAGCCTTTGACATTGGCAGAGGAGAGTAATGATGGTGGGTGTTGTAGAGGGGTTGAGAAGTTGGAGCTTTGGGGAGGTGCAGTGAAGTGGGGGTCAGATCATAAGTTCAATTCTTCTAAGGAGTGTTGTCAGGCTTGTAAGGCTATGTGCACGGGCATTGATGGGCCTTGCTTGTGTGATACTTGGGTGTTTTGTGGCAATAAAAAGGCTTGCGGGTCTAAATTTGGGGAG GGCATTGTTGGCCTGGAAACAGAATATGGCACTCTTCATATAAAA CTCTTCCCAGACTGTGCTCCCCATTCTGTAGCCTACATTCTTGAGCTGCTCACACTACGTCATTGTGCTGGTTGCCAATTTTATCGTGCAGAGGGCCGAGGTCAATTGTGGGATTCAGAAggaaatcacataaaaaag GCTCCTTTTGGGCCTCCTTTTGCAATAATTCAAGGGACATTAGAAGCTCAAGGAACAACATTCAAGAAAATTCCAACTGAAGAGTGCCCATACATAAGAAGGGGTTCAGTGGCCTGGGTTGGCTCTGGTCCAGAATTCTTCATTAGCCTAGCCGATCACCAAGAATGGAAGAAAGCATACACTGTCTTCGGTTCTGTTCTTCCAGAAGACATGGAAATTGCAGAGAAAATTGCGCAGCTCCCCACCAAATCGGATGTATGGAACAATATTAACGTGTCTGTCTTGGAAAAGCCAGTTCCCTTGTTGGTGCGAAGACTCGACGGGTGGGGAAATCTTAACACAAATGTGAAATCAGATTAA
- the LOC18094546 gene encoding DNA repair endonuclease UVH1 isoform X1, producing MVQFHEHIITDLLEDPAGGLVILSSGLSLPKLVSSLLSLHSPSQGTLLIFSPPPTLKSLILHHHNTNPNPIEITADLPSHHRLSLYSSGQICFITPRILIVDLLSNKIPTSSLAGLIILNAHSISETSTEAFIVRILKSSTQNRNQNNSNVFYIRAFSDRPQAMVSGFCKTERLMKCLFIRRLHLWPRFQVYVSQELEKDPPEVVDVRVPMSKYMVGIQKAILEVMDACLKEVRKSNKVDVEDLTVENGLFKSFDEIVRRQLDPIWHTLGKKTKQLVSDLKTLRKLLDYLVRYDAVSYLKYLDTLRVSQSFQSVWIFAEPSYKIFDYAKKRVFRLTRSSDVKLNEQSKNKVGKKRKLKGDDSNEGEADGTSSSTTSSGVVLEEVLEEAPKWKVLREILEEIGEERQRVESGEEDQVESEGVDNGIVLVACKDECSCMQLEDCIMHSPRKYIFLMKVLQEEWKKYLLSKVELGGLPAPEKKKAKLKPKEPKGFGILDGVVPVTTVQSAEASSTNKQEHDVLLVAASKIRNQYKRGLVVEDELQPLADSSKKGAKEKGKEHKKRGQATGQDSGSKDNDSNIDTVIKDLPEISGSKNKSQTVENDQAAIDGYYEANLQRASVNKGALQRHAEELGLTGSRNAKPIPPVHFHALESDQPILDILKPSVVIVYHPDMMFVREIEVYKAENPSKKLKVYFIFYEDSTEVQKFEASIRRENGAFESLIRQKSLMMIPVDQNGHCLGLNVSIEPLGSSYQNSTRRAGGRKEIEKEMQVIVDMREFMSSLPNVLHQKGMSIIPVTLEVGDYILSPSICVERKSIQDLYMSFTSGRLYNQVETMVRYYRLPVLLIEFSQDKSFSFQSASDIGDDVTPNSIISKLSLLALHFPRLRIIWSRSLHATAEIFASLKANQDEPDEMKAVRVGVPSEDGIVENDVRAENYNTSAVEFLRRLPGVTDSNYRAIMDGCKSLAELTLLPVEKLAELMGGQKAARTLRDFLYAKYPTLL from the exons ATGGTCCAATTCCACGAACACATAATAACAGACCTCTTAGAAGACCCCGCCGGCGGGCTCGTAATCCTTTCATCTGGTCTATCCCTCCCAAAACTCGTCTCCTCCCTCCTCTCCCTCCACTCCCCTTCTCAAGGCACGCTTTTAATCTTCTCCCCTCCTCCCACCCTTAAATCCCTAATTCTCCACCACCACAACACAAACCCAAACCCCATCGAAATCACCGCCGATCTCCCCTCTCACCACCGCCTCTCCCTCTACTCCTCCGGCCAAATATGCTTCATCACTCCCCGTATCCTCATCGTCGACCTCCTCTCCAATAAAATCCCAACCTCCTCTCTCGCCGGGTTAATCATCCTCAACGCTCACTCCATCTCAGAAACCTCCACCGAAGCATTCATAGTTAGAATTTTAAAATCCTCTACTCAGAATAGAAATCAGAATAATAGTAATGTGTTTTATATCCGCGCATTTAGTGATAGGCCACAGGCGATGGTGTCTGGTTTTTGTAAGACGGAGAGGTTAATGAAGTGTTTGTTCATAAGAAGATTGCATCTTTGGCCGAGGTTTCAGGTTTATGTGTCGCAGGAATTGGAGAAGGATCCGCCGGAGGTTGTGGATGTGAGGGTTCCGATGAGTAAGTACATGGTGGGGATACAGAAGGCGATTTTGGAAGTTATGGATGCTTGTTTGAAAGAAGTGAGAAAGAGTAATAAGGTTGACGTAGAAGATTTGACTGTTGAGAATGGGCTGTTCAAGTCTTTTGATGAGATCGTGAGGAGACAGTTGGATCCTATTTGGCATACCTTGGGGAAGAAAACTAAACAGCTCGTTTCGGATTTGAAGACATTGAGGAAGTTGCTGGATTACCTTGTTAG GTATGATGCAGTAAGTTATTTGAAGTACTTGGATACGCTTAGGGTGTCACAGAGTTTTCAGTCTGTTTGGATATTTGCAGAACCCAGCTATAAGATATTTGATTATGCAAAGAAGCGTGTATTCCGTTTGACAAGATCAAGTGATGTGAAATTAAATGAGCAGAGTAAGAACAAAgtaggaaaaaagagaaaattaaagggTGATGACAGTAACGAGGGAGAAG CTGATGGTACTTCGTCCTCAACTACAAGTAGTGGGGTTGTGTTGGAGGAAGTTCTGGAGGAGGCACCAAAATGGAAGGTGTTACGT GAGATACTTGAAGAGATAGGGGAAGAAAGACAAAGGGTTGAAAGTGGAGAAGAAGATCAGGTTGAAAGTGAAGGTGTTGATAATGGCATTGTTCTGGTGGCATGCAAAGATGAATGCTCATGCATGCAGCTTGAAGATTGCATCATGCACAGCCCTCGAAAg tatatttttcttatgaagGTGTTGCAAGAAGAATGGAAGAAGTACTTGTTGAGCAAAGTTGAGCTAGGTGGCTTGCCAGCACctgagaaaaagaaagcaaaactaAAGCCAAAGGAGCCCAAAGGATTTGGAATTCTTGACGGAGTTGTTCCTGTAACGACTGTGCAAAGTGCGGAAGCTAGCAGCACAAACAAGCAGGAACATGATGTTTTGTTGGTTGCAGCatcaaaaataagaaatcagtATAAAAGGGGACTGGTTGTTGAAGATGAACTGCAGCCTCTTGCTGACAGCAGCAAGAAAggtgcaaaagaaaagggaaaagaacaCAAGAAAAGAGGCCAAGCAACTGGTCAGGATTCTGGAAGCAAAGACAATGACAGCAATATTGATACGGTGATAAAAGATTTGCCAGAAATATCTggttcaaaaaacaaaagccaGACAGTTGAAAATGATCAAGCTGCCATAGATGGTTATTATGAAGCGAATTTGCAGCGGGCATCTGTCAACAAAGGGGCTCTTCAGAGACATGCTGAAGAGCTAGGCCTTACAGGATCTCGAAATGCCAAGCCAATACCACCGGTGCACTTTCATGCTCTGGAAAGTGATCAGCCTATACTTGACATCTTAAAGCCTTCTGTAGTTATTGTTTATCATCCAGACATGATGTTTGTCCGGGAAATTGAAGTCTACAAAGCTGAAAATCCCTCAAAAAAGTTGaaggtgtattttattttctatgaggatTCTACTGAGGTCCAAAAGTTTGAGGCTAGTATTCGCAGGGAGAATGGAGCATTTGAATCTTTGATCAGGCAGAAATCGCTGATGATGATTCCAGTTGATCAG AATGGACATTGCTTAGGATTGAATGTTTCCATAGAGCCACTAGGTTCAAGTTACCAAAACTCAACCAGAAGGGCTGGTGGGAGAAaggaaattgagaaagaaatgCAG GTCATTGTAGACATGAGGGAGTTCATGAGTAGCCTCCCAAATGTTCTCCACCAGAAAGGAATGAGCATAATACCAGTTACATTGGAAGTTGGGGATTATATTCTCTCACCGTCAATATGTGTAGAGAGGAAGAGTATCCAAGATCTTTATATGAGCTTTACATCAGGCCGGCTTTACAACCAAGTGGAAACAATGGTGCGCTATTATCGATTACCTGTCCTTCTGATTGAGTTTTCACAAGATAAAAGCTTTTCATTTCAG TCTGCAAGTGATATTGGTGATGATGTCACACCAAATAGTATTATATCCAAGCTGTCATTGCTTGCTCTACATTTTCCCCGCCTGCGAATCATCTGGTCACGCAGTTTACATGCTACAGCTGAAATATTTGCTTCGCTGAAGGCAAATCAGGATGAACCTGATGAGATGAAGGCAGTTAGAGTTGGTGTCCCGTCGGAGGATGGTATTGTGGAAAATGATGTTAG AGCGGAGAACTACAATACATCTGCTGTGGAGTTTCTGAGACGGCTCCCGGGGGTCACAGATTCAAACTACAGGGCTATAATGGATGGATGTAAGAGCTTAGCAGAACTCACACTTCTTCCTGTAGAGAAGCTAGCTGAACTAATGGGTGGCCAGAAGGCTGCCAGGACTCTCAGAGACTTCCTTTACGCAAAGTACCCGACCTTGTTATAA